The nucleotide sequence CCTTGCAGTCATGGCTGCAGGCATTCCCTTCCAAAAGAAAAAGCTGTGTACAAGTACACAGCTTCTGCTCACGGATATCAAGCATGCTTTACTATGTTCATTGTTCTTAACATTCAATCCAGCACACAGTTAAATAAACCTATTATAGGCCTAAAAAAAGTCCAGATTGACCGTATGAAATTAACGGTTTAGTTAAGAACGACACCTAACATAAAACATACTCCTTAAATAAAAAATTATCTTCTACAATAGATTACTTTCTCTACACCCATTTAGTCAACCTCATTTATCCAATTAAAAGGAAAATTTTAATAAATCCAACATTCTTAAAGTAATGTTCACATTTTCTCTATTGACCTCTTGTTTATATTTCATTTTAAATTAGGATAAACAACGGACGGAAAAGGTGGAGATTGTGTGGCCGGCCAGGAGAATCAAAATAATTTAACATATGAGATGAGCGAATTAATAAAAGCATCAGAAAAAATCATTAAATTTAAAAAAGGTTCTTTTTTATTCCGCGAAGGGCAGGAAGCAAAAGAAATGTTTGTTATTCTGTCCGGTAAGGTACAAATTTCAAAAATGAACGCGGAAGGCAAGGAATTGTATTTAAGATTATGTAATAAAAACGATATTGTAGGCGAACTAACTCTTTTTACAGCAGGTCCTCGATATTTATTTAATGCAAGAGTAGTTGAAGATGGTGAAGCTGCAGCGGTAAATATCGAGACCCTAGAACAAACGTTGTTCAACAATAGCCGTCTTGCTTACCAATTCCTAAAATGGATGAATGACCATATTCGAAAAACCATTACTAAATTCCGGGATCTTGTCCTGCACGGCAAAAAAGGTGCCTTGTATTCTACGCTGATCAGGCTGAGCAATAGTTATGGCATCGAAGAAGATGATGGCATCCATATTAATGTACCAATTACGAACCAGGATTTAGCAAATTATTGTGGAACTGCCAGGGAGAGCGTCAGCCGTATGCTCGGAGAATTACGTGATGAAGGAATCATCTCCATACACAGAAAAAGAATTATCATCCATGATTTACTTTTCCTAAAACAACAAATCGACTGTGAAAATTGTCCGATAGAATTTTGTAATATTGAGTGAATTTGAAAAAGGAAAACACTTTGGGTTTATAAAAATATTCGAGAATGACTGATAGCACCAAGGAGGTAAGGATACAGCCATACCCATCTCTGCTCCGGAAACAGCTCCCTGCCGCTCCCCCTTCCCTGGCGGCTTCTGTGCGCAATGGTGCCGATTGCCAGATCTCTTGAAAAATGTTCGTAGCTTTTAATGCGTTCATAAGCCAGGGTCCTATCATCACACCGGGCATGCCATAATTTTTTCGAAGTTGCTATATTAAACATAGTTCACACAATGTCCATATGATTTTCCTCGTATTTTTTATATCTTTATAAGGGGGAGGATTGTGTTATGAAAAAAATCTATCTTATCAGCTCACTTATTGTGTTAATAGGGATTACATCAGGAATCTCATTTTTTCTAATCCGGGATGCCAATGCACAAATTCCGGAGGATATCACGCTTGTAACCATGGATGAAGAAAACTATACTTTTGGAGAAGAAACAGAGACGATTAAGCTTGTGGAATTCATTTATACTCATTGTCCTGATATCTGCCCAACGACAACACAAAAAATGAACCTGCTGCGTAAAGACTTGATAAAAGAAGGAGTTTACGGTAAGGAAGTACAATTTGTTACTATTACAATTGATCCGTACCGAGATACCCCTGAAGTTTTAAGAAAGTATATGGATAATTTCGGACTTGAAAATGATGGAAATTGGATATTCTTGACTGGTGATCCCGCCGAAATTTTGGAAGAACAACAGAAAATCAAACAGGTTGCCGATACATTCCAATTTCAGTATCGTGACCCAGGGAACGGGTTTTACGTCCACAGTACATTTACTTACTTGATTGATGAGAATAATAAATTCATAAAAAAATTCCCGATGGGGGAAGATTTCAATAAAGATGAAGTGTTCGAAGAAATCATGGACGAAATATAAGCATGCAAAAAAGCGGTTGATTGCACCGCTTTTTTGTTTTCTATTTATTAGTCTTATTATGATTTTCCTGATGACCACTTTAATCGTCTGCACAATGAGGAGAAGCCTGTCTATCACTTAATGTGAATTCACTGTAGTGGGATGTTTCTCTGTTTTTTGCAGGGAGAAAAATTCTGATTTTGGCTTAGTGAAGCTGACTTTAATCCCTGATTCTTTTAGGCGGTTAACAAAATCAACCAGCTGCTTTTTAGCCATTTCAAAAACTCCTTTTATCCATCTTTGTCTATTATTATTTTACATGAAAAATATGAAAAATGTGTGAAAACGAGCAAAAAAATTGACATCAGCTAACAAAAAAAATTATAAATTTCCCAATGGACGCTACGTCGACACTGTGATAATAAGGTACAATTCATCCGATTACTTACTACTCTCGCCTTTTCCCATTTTGATCTCAATAAAAACACCATTCCACAAAAAAACGTTCTCATTCACCTTATTTCCTGCCATCACCCATAAAAAGAATTCGCTCATAGCATTTAAACATGTTATAATCTTTGGGATATATATTAATGGAGGCTACTAAATAAATGATTACAGTTCAAAATGTCGGCTTGAGATATGGTGACCGCAAGCTTTTTGAAGATGTTAATATTAAATTCAATCCGGGAAATTGCTACGGCCTGATCGGCGCAAATGGTGCAGGCAAATCCACTTTCCTTAAAATCTTATCAGGTGAAATCGAAGCGCAAACAGGAAATGTTTCAATGACACCTGGTGAGCGTATGGCAGTATTGAAGCAGAACCACTTCGAATATGAGGATGTCGAAGTGTTGAAAGTCGTCATAATGGGACATGCCCGTTTATATGAAGTCATGCAGGAAAAAGATGCGATTTACATGAAGGCAGACTTCACGGATGAAGACGGCATGAAGGCAGCAGAGCTTGAAGGTGAGTTTGCTGAGCTTAATGGATGGGAAGCAGAATCCGAAGCAGCGATTCTTCTGAAAGGCCTTGGAATTGGCGAAGAGCTTCATGATAAAAAAATGGCTGATATTGGAGGCGGAGAAAAAGTAAAAGTACTTCTTGCCCAAGCTTTATTTGGTAAGCCTGATGTGCTTCTGCTTGACGAACCTACCAACCACCTTGATATCGCTGCGATTCAATGGTTAGAAGAGTTTTTGATCAATTTTGAGAATACGGTTATTGTTGTTTCCCACGATCGTCACTTCTTGAATAAAGTATGTACTCATATTGCCGACCTTGACTTTGGTAAAATTCAGCTTTATGTCGGTAACTATGATTTCTGGTATGAATCAAGCCAGCTGGCATTAAAGATGCAGTCGGATACAAACCGCAAAAAAGAAGAAAAAATCAAGGAATTGCAAGCGTTCATTGCGCGTTTCAGTGCAAACGCATCTAAATCCAAGCAGGCTACTTCCCGTAAAAAACTGCTTGATAAGATATCTCTCGATGATATCAAACCATCATCCCGTAAATATCCATACGTTGGGTTTACCCCCGAACGTGAAATTGGCAATGACTTATTAAGAGTTGACGGAATTACCAAGACGATTGACGGCGTAAAGGTTTTGGATAATATCAGTTTCATTATGAATAAAGATGACAAAATCGCACTTGTTGGGAAAAACGAAATCGCGATTACGACATTGTTCAAAATCCTTACCGGTGAAATGGAACCGGATAGCGGAACTTTTAAATGGGGTGTAACGACATCCCAGGCATATTTCCCTAAAGACAACTCTGAGTTCTTTGAAGGCTGTGACCTTACCCTGGTGGACTGGCTCCGCCAATTCTCACCAAAGGATGACAGCGAAAGCTTCCTTCGCGGGTTCCTTGGACGTATGCTTTTCTCTGGGGAAGAAGTACTGAAAAAAGCAAGTGTACTTTCCGGAGGCGAAAAAGTCCGCTGTATGCTGTCAAAAATGATGCTATCTGGAGCAAACGTCCTTCTATTGGATGAGCCTACTAACCACCTGGACCTTGAATCCATCACTGCCTTGAATAACGGCATGATTAATTTTAAAGGTTCTATGATCTTTTCATCCCATGACCATCAGTTCGTTCAAACTGTGGCGAACAGGATTATGGAGATCACTCCAGCAGGTTTGATTGATAAGCAGATGACTTATGACGAATACCTTGAAAATGAAGAGCTTCAAAAACAAATTGCAGAAATGTACGCATAATATACCCCCCCTCAGGAGATCCCGAGGGGGGTTCTGCTTTGTTATATAAACTTAATCTTTTTTCTGCTTCTTTCGTGATGAAGAAGCCTGCCTGCTCCCTGTTTCACTTACTGTAGTCCCCTGTCCTTCAACCTGTGATGAATTCAACCCAATGGTCGAAGGATCCTTTTTCCTTTTATTACTCATGGCTGCACCTCCCATTGGTAATTAGTATGCCCTTCTATTGTCTGGTGATTGGAATATTTTATACCTGCGCCGGACAACTTAAATTAGTGAGGAGGTGTTATTGATGGCAAGAGTTGGTGTAGAACAATCGCTTACTAACATTTCGGAAGCTTTGCGTGAAAGAGGCCATGACGTCGTTGAATTGCGCTCTGAAGCTGATGTACAGGGCTGTGATTGCTGCGTGGTTTCTGGTATCGATTCAAATGTAATGGGAATGCAGGATGTGTCGATCCAAGGATCAGTCATTGAGGCAAATGGCCTTTCCGCTGACGAGGTTTGCAGCCAAATTGATCAAAAAACCGGACAGAATCAATAGTATTAATGAAACTGCCATCTGGCAGTTTTTTTTCATCTTCCTTACTCCCCAGCATCTCAAATCAATGATATTTTCACCAACTTGTGATAATTTTTGTATGTAGCATCCTTTTTAATTCGATATAATCAGTTATATCTATTGTAAATGTTTAAAAAGGTATTTTGAAAGGATGTCTTGATTGAGGAAATTACATATTTTTCTTTTCACAGCCTTATCACTCTTCATTTCAGGCTGTGCAGATAACAGTGAGACAAATAAAACAGAACTGACCGTCTCTGCCGCAGCAAGTCTCCGAGAAGTAATGGAAGAGGCCGGGCAACTATATATGGAACAAAATCCAGGAATTAGAATTGTCTACAATTTTGGTGGATCCGGTTCCCTGCAGCAGCAAATTTCCCAAGGTGCCCCCGTAGACTTGTTTTTTTCCGCAGCTGAGGATAAATTCGATTACTTACATTCCAAACAGCTTATTGATCAACAACACAGCGTAAAACTTCTCAAAAACGAGCTTGTGCTGATCACACAGAAAGATAACAAGAATATCGATTCTGCAGAATCCCTAGCTAGCGATAATATTGAAAGAATCGCCCTGGGCACTCCCGAATCTGTGCCTGCCGGAATGTACGCGAAACAAGCATTGGTTTCATTGCAATTATGGGGAGATCTCGAGAAAAAAATCATTCCCACTAAGGACGTCCGCCAGGTTCTTTCCTATGTTGAAACAGGCAATGTCAATGCTGGCATTGTTTATAAAACAGATGCACTGATTTCCGATAAAGTTAGGATTATTCCTTTGAATGGAAAAGACCTTCACGATCCTATTGTTTATCCAGTTGGTGTTGTTGCAGGAACTAAGCTTCTTAATGAGTCTATCGGCTTTTTCAATTTCCTAAAAGGACAAGAAGCAATGAAAATTTTCAAAAAATATGGCTTTAAAGCAGCATTGGAATGATTTTTATGAGCAGTGAGTTCTGGAGCCCGATTAAACTTTCCCTTGAAATTGCTTCAGTGTCGGTAGTGTTTGTATTTTTATTTGGCATATTTGCTGCAAGGTTTATGGCAAGGAGGAATTTCTTTGGTAAAACAGCTGTAGAGACGCTGTTAACATTGCCTTTAGTACTCCCTCCAACTGTAGTGGGATTTCTATTGATTGTCATCTTTGGTATAAATAGTCCGATCGGTAGATTAATTGAACATGTTTTCGGCAGTCCCCTTATCTTTAGCTGGTGGGCAGCTGTTATCGCTGCAACTGTCGTAGCTTTTCCATTGATGTATCAATCAGCAAAAACAGGGTTCCTGTCGATTGATCCTGGTGCGGAGGAAGCGGCAAGGGTAGATGGAGCAAATGAGTGGAAGGTATTTTTATATGTTACTCTCCCCCTTTCAGCAAAAACATTAATCACCGGGCTTATTTTAAGCTTTGCCAGAGCGCTTGGTGAATTTGGAGCAACCCTAATGTTTGCCGGAAACCTGCCCGGAAAAACTCAGACCGCCCCAACGGCCATCTATGTAGCACTTGAGTCTGGAAACATGCAATCAGCCTGGCTATGGGTAATTGCCATGGCGGGGATATCGTTCCTTATGCTCCTTTCCACTTCATTATTAAAACAGTAAAGCATGATCACCGTTCTGAAGCTTAACGACATTTATACCGTATCAAAATATTCGTGACGGCACCTGGTTTTCTTGCAATTATACTCTCACAACGAATAAAGGAAGCCATGCTTAAAGGCTTCCTTTTTATAGTATTAACTTTCCGTTTCTCTGCTACAAATAAAGCTCTAAAGGGCATAGAGAGTAAAGATATCCTACTATTTTATAGATACAACAAGCTTTACAGGTTCCCCAATTTTTTCTTTATCCTTACCAACTAGATCCCCTGACAGGATTTCCACCTTTTCGAGGTTATCAAGCTCATCCACTATAAACCCAAGATTCCCCTGCTTCTTTTGTCCTGCTAAAATCTTGCCATGCAGTTCTTCCAGGTAAATGTCATCTTCCCATGTCTTGTGGATTGAATCATTAATATTCACCATTGCAACCGGACCAAAATGATAGCTTTCCTTGGAGTTATTTTTTACTTCCACCCCAATTTTAACAAAATTAAATTCTTCATCATGTGTATACACATGAAAGAAATCAATCAGGCTGTAATCAGGGATAAAATGCAACAATTTAACATCTTTGACTGTGTATTCAATTCCATCGAGATTATAGGTTTTATTGACCTCTTTTACTGCCTTAAGGGTCAATTTACCTTTATCGTCAGTTAGAGAATCCCCTGCTTTTTTCAGTTCCCTGTCATCTGTAACCTGCGGATTCGGTACATACACATCTGCATTCTTCTTAATTGGTTTCTCCGCAACAGTTTCAGCAGGTTTGCTCTCCTTATTTGACTCTGCCTCGGCAAATGAACAACCTGTCAGCAATGAAACAGCCAGCATCAATTGAAGATATTTTTTCAATTCGAAAACCCCTTTTCAAAAACTTCCCGCAGATCCAAGGTTTCTGCGGGAGTAATTAATCAATTATTTTCTCTTGCCGTTTGCAATAATATCAAAAATGTTTTTAGCATTGTCTGTGTTGTCAATCTGTCCATAGAAACGTTCTTTTCCAGGACCGAAAGCATATACAGGTACGTCTTCACCAGTGTGGCCGCCAGTTGTCCAGCCAGTATGAGAACGCTTGTCAAAGATCTTTTCAATAGCGTTGTCGATTTCTCTAGCATCATTTTTTGAAACAGCATCTTTTACTGATTGGATTTCTTCAGCTGTCAACTCAGGCTGATCTACAGACTTAAAATCAATATATTTCTTCAATGTTTCTTCTGCATCTGCGCCATTAGCAATTTGAGCAGCCATGAAGTCCGGAGTGCGTTTTGCAGCCTTGATCGGAGCTCCGAACCAGTTATAGACGCCGTCAGCACCAATTGAATACCCGCCAGTTGAGTGGTCAGCAGTGGCAACGACTAATGTGTGCTTGTCCTTCTTTGCAAATTCGATAGCTGCTTTGTATGCTTTCTCGAAATCTTCCATTTCACTCATCGCAGCAACGATATCATTGTCATGTCCAGCCCAATCGACCTGGCTGCCTTCTACCATCAAGAAGAAACCATCCTTATCCTTGTTCAAACGCTCGATTGCTGATTTTGTCATTTCCTCCAGAGAAGGAGTTTCTTCATTGCGGTCGATCATTTTGTCCATTCCTCGTGGGGCGAAAAGGCCAAGAACTTTTTCATTTTTGTTATTTAGCAAGTCCTGTTTGTTCGTTACATAGCTATAACCATCTTTCTGGAATTCCTCAGTCAGGTTCCTGTCATTACGAACAAAGTTGCTTACTCCTCCGCCCAACATTACATCAATTTTATGCTCACCATTCACCAATTCATCATAATAATCATCAGCAATAGCATTCATATTCTTACGGCTTTCATCATGCGCACCAAAAGAAGCTGGAGTTGCATGTGTAATTTCGGAAGTGGCTACAAGGCCAGTAGCTTTGCCGTTTTCCTTGGCAGCTTCCAGAACTGTCTTCACTTCAGAACCATCATTATCAACAGCGATTGCATTGTTATAAGTTTTGATTCCTGCAGACATCGCTGTTGCAGCTGAAGCAGAATCGGTTACGTTTTGTTCAGGGTCTTCAGGGTAAGTCATCTGGTTACCTACAAGGTATTTGTCAAATTCCGTCTTCTCAGCTTCTGTTGTTTCAGGGTTGTCCTTCAAGTAGCGGTACGCAGAAGTATAGGAAACTCCCATTCCATCACCGATTAAGAAAATAACATTTTTAATTTCTGCACTGGTATTTTTCTCTTCATTTTTCGCTTCTGCGTCAAAAGTACTTACTAAGCTGCCGAACGCTACAGTTGATAGAACAGCGATCGGGAGAATCTTCTTTTTAAAATTTGCTTTAATCATTTCAAGACCTCCAGAAAAGTTATTTACTACGCTTCCTACTATAATGCCAATCTATTAACCTCTTATTAACACACTGTAAAAATACTTTAATTCCTTGTAAAACCTCTTTACAATCATATTTTTCCTTACAAGGAAGAAAACTCCATATCCAGACCAACAAAAAAAGCAGGTTATATCACCTGCTTCGATATCTTCTGCTCTTTTTTTGTTTTCGATTAACCATCCACAGTCCAGCTGCCGCCACTATCACTACTGCTCCTAATATAGTATTAACAGAAAGCAGCCCGCTTTGTTTAGGCTCTGGTGCAGTCTTCTTTACTTCCGGTTTTTTTCCGATCAGTGGTTTAAGTTCAATGGATTGAATGATTTCTCCGTCCTCATTCTCGATCCTTAATATTCCGTCTTTGTCCACCACTCTTTTGCCTTTTTCAATTGGTTCTGTCAAAAGGAGGTCCTTACTTGCTTTGAACTTCAAGTTTCCATTTGTGAAGGTTTCCCCTTTACTGATTTGAGAGGTTTTAAAAGCAGTGAAGCCATAGTCGAATAGCTTAATAGTATCCTCATAAATTTTCCGTTTGTATTCTGATTTCAGCAAAATGGCAGTCAATTTCAACTGGCCATTATCAGCTGTTGTGGCAAGGGTTTGCTTTGATTGGTCCACAAAACCAGTCTTTCCACCCGTTACTCCTTCATAAGGAATTTCACCTTTTAGCATTCGATGATGGGAGAGAATTGTTGTATCCCAAGACTCTCCATCCCACTCCAATTGTTTTGTGCCAAAAATTTCCCGGAAATCCGGATTGTTCATTGCATAGTTTAAAATTAAGCCAAGATCCTTGGCTGTTGTATAATGGTTTTCATCGAACAAACCATGCGGATTGACAAAATGAGTATCCTCTACACCAATATCGCTCTCCAAGAACTCATTTATGTTTTTTGAATAGCTCTCCAGAGAACCATCCAGATGGATGGCTATTGCCAGTGCAGCATCATTCCCTGAATTAATGAGCATTCCTTGGATCAATTTCCTCAACGAAACCTGCTCTCCAGGATTGAGATAAACCCGAGTTCCATCGATATTCTCAATTTCTTCACTAACAACGACTAGCTCATCAAGGTCCGCTGTTTCAATTGCATAGATGGCGGTCGCAATCTTTGTCAGGCTCGCAGGATACATCATTGTTTCTTCATTTTTCCCAAATAGTATGGCACCCGACTGCGTGTCCATCAAAACGGCGGCCTCAGAAGTTAAAACAGGATCACCTGACTCTGCTTTAACTAAACCATTAAAAGAATACGCGCTTATCAATAACAACATAAATAGGGCCAAAAACTTCCTCATCCTACCACAT is from Mesobacillus boroniphilus and encodes:
- a CDS encoding D-alanyl-D-alanine carboxypeptidase family protein — its product is MRKFLALFMLLLISAYSFNGLVKAESGDPVLTSEAAVLMDTQSGAILFGKNEETMMYPASLTKIATAIYAIETADLDELVVVSEEIENIDGTRVYLNPGEQVSLRKLIQGMLINSGNDAALAIAIHLDGSLESYSKNINEFLESDIGVEDTHFVNPHGLFDENHYTTAKDLGLILNYAMNNPDFREIFGTKQLEWDGESWDTTILSHHRMLKGEIPYEGVTGGKTGFVDQSKQTLATTADNGQLKLTAILLKSEYKRKIYEDTIKLFDYGFTAFKTSQISKGETFTNGNLKFKASKDLLLTEPIEKGKRVVDKDGILRIENEDGEIIQSIELKPLIGKKPEVKKTAPEPKQSGLLSVNTILGAVVIVAAAGLWMVNRKQKKSRRYRSR
- a CDS encoding ABC-F family ATP-binding cassette domain-containing protein, translating into MITVQNVGLRYGDRKLFEDVNIKFNPGNCYGLIGANGAGKSTFLKILSGEIEAQTGNVSMTPGERMAVLKQNHFEYEDVEVLKVVIMGHARLYEVMQEKDAIYMKADFTDEDGMKAAELEGEFAELNGWEAESEAAILLKGLGIGEELHDKKMADIGGGEKVKVLLAQALFGKPDVLLLDEPTNHLDIAAIQWLEEFLINFENTVIVVSHDRHFLNKVCTHIADLDFGKIQLYVGNYDFWYESSQLALKMQSDTNRKKEEKIKELQAFIARFSANASKSKQATSRKKLLDKISLDDIKPSSRKYPYVGFTPEREIGNDLLRVDGITKTIDGVKVLDNISFIMNKDDKIALVGKNEIAITTLFKILTGEMEPDSGTFKWGVTTSQAYFPKDNSEFFEGCDLTLVDWLRQFSPKDDSESFLRGFLGRMLFSGEEVLKKASVLSGGEKVRCMLSKMMLSGANVLLLDEPTNHLDLESITALNNGMINFKGSMIFSSHDHQFVQTVANRIMEITPAGLIDKQMTYDEYLENEELQKQIAEMYA
- a CDS encoding DUF4352 domain-containing protein; the encoded protein is MKKYLQLMLAVSLLTGCSFAEAESNKESKPAETVAEKPIKKNADVYVPNPQVTDDRELKKAGDSLTDDKGKLTLKAVKEVNKTYNLDGIEYTVKDVKLLHFIPDYSLIDFFHVYTHDEEFNFVKIGVEVKNNSKESYHFGPVAMVNINDSIHKTWEDDIYLEELHGKILAGQKKQGNLGFIVDELDNLEKVEILSGDLVGKDKEKIGEPVKLVVSIK
- a CDS encoding YkuS family protein produces the protein MARVGVEQSLTNISEALRERGHDVVELRSEADVQGCDCCVVSGIDSNVMGMQDVSIQGSVIEANGLSADEVCSQIDQKTGQNQ
- the modA gene encoding molybdate ABC transporter substrate-binding protein; its protein translation is MRKLHIFLFTALSLFISGCADNSETNKTELTVSAAASLREVMEEAGQLYMEQNPGIRIVYNFGGSGSLQQQISQGAPVDLFFSAAEDKFDYLHSKQLIDQQHSVKLLKNELVLITQKDNKNIDSAESLASDNIERIALGTPESVPAGMYAKQALVSLQLWGDLEKKIIPTKDVRQVLSYVETGNVNAGIVYKTDALISDKVRIIPLNGKDLHDPIVYPVGVVAGTKLLNESIGFFNFLKGQEAMKIFKKYGFKAALE
- the modB gene encoding molybdate ABC transporter permease subunit, whose translation is MSSEFWSPIKLSLEIASVSVVFVFLFGIFAARFMARRNFFGKTAVETLLTLPLVLPPTVVGFLLIVIFGINSPIGRLIEHVFGSPLIFSWWAAVIAATVVAFPLMYQSAKTGFLSIDPGAEEAARVDGANEWKVFLYVTLPLSAKTLITGLILSFARALGEFGATLMFAGNLPGKTQTAPTAIYVALESGNMQSAWLWVIAMAGISFLMLLSTSLLKQ
- a CDS encoding Crp/Fnr family transcriptional regulator; this encodes MSELIKASEKIIKFKKGSFLFREGQEAKEMFVILSGKVQISKMNAEGKELYLRLCNKNDIVGELTLFTAGPRYLFNARVVEDGEAAAVNIETLEQTLFNNSRLAYQFLKWMNDHIRKTITKFRDLVLHGKKGALYSTLIRLSNSYGIEEDDGIHINVPITNQDLANYCGTARESVSRMLGELRDEGIISIHRKRIIIHDLLFLKQQIDCENCPIEFCNIE
- a CDS encoding SCO family protein, whose amino-acid sequence is MKKIYLISSLIVLIGITSGISFFLIRDANAQIPEDITLVTMDEENYTFGEETETIKLVEFIYTHCPDICPTTTQKMNLLRKDLIKEGVYGKEVQFVTITIDPYRDTPEVLRKYMDNFGLENDGNWIFLTGDPAEILEEQQKIKQVADTFQFQYRDPGNGFYVHSTFTYLIDENNKFIKKFPMGEDFNKDEVFEEIMDEI
- a CDS encoding alkaline phosphatase, with the translated sequence MIKANFKKKILPIAVLSTVAFGSLVSTFDAEAKNEEKNTSAEIKNVIFLIGDGMGVSYTSAYRYLKDNPETTEAEKTEFDKYLVGNQMTYPEDPEQNVTDSASAATAMSAGIKTYNNAIAVDNDGSEVKTVLEAAKENGKATGLVATSEITHATPASFGAHDESRKNMNAIADDYYDELVNGEHKIDVMLGGGVSNFVRNDRNLTEEFQKDGYSYVTNKQDLLNNKNEKVLGLFAPRGMDKMIDRNEETPSLEEMTKSAIERLNKDKDGFFLMVEGSQVDWAGHDNDIVAAMSEMEDFEKAYKAAIEFAKKDKHTLVVATADHSTGGYSIGADGVYNWFGAPIKAAKRTPDFMAAQIANGADAEETLKKYIDFKSVDQPELTAEEIQSVKDAVSKNDAREIDNAIEKIFDKRSHTGWTTGGHTGEDVPVYAFGPGKERFYGQIDNTDNAKNIFDIIANGKRK
- a CDS encoding YuzL family protein, which codes for MSNKRKKDPSTIGLNSSQVEGQGTTVSETGSRQASSSRKKQKKD